One Brassica napus cultivar Da-Ae chromosome C2, Da-Ae, whole genome shotgun sequence DNA window includes the following coding sequences:
- the LOC125582312 gene encoding uncharacterized protein LOC125582312, protein MAKQTAILTGEASSPLLFRHVSPGPGDSTMQFRLIHHWEARKNVKGGPGILLGIEMLMIDKEGTLAQGFIGQNRRNQYEEKLERGRIYTLTNFYASNSKVMYHVADQKLVICISHASVLKKVEENIEGILTERFRIHSFSDFEANCDLRGDLHDVVGHLKLVDGKPLHERPVLCTNDDSTSRIVTVHLQLKDGPVTNVYLWDEAAENFRLKFDASAATPTVLLVTTVNPKRLARKLCLSSMSSSRVFLDEEVDPTKEYLTWLTTNPSATSAVNPVEVVKAETLTISEIAAFIKSQPAKIAYFDCIATIDDVKLGSEWYYIACKDCQTKLNRGPTTLICPKCDNENASAIAKFRVELSVYDNEEQCTFIILGDAGKELTGRKATELIDMYTEENGGDGTEHEVPLPQCLIDTIGQTHKFRIKVSLFNFTSKRISLTVTKIASPAVLPPKNRSAHVPALPLAGSQDNPASSAVDSSVVTESSGGGSSYANSDPNYSIGEQKKAKRSKRNG, encoded by the exons ATGGCCAAACAAACCGCAATCCTCACCGGCGAAGCTTCTTCTCCTCTCCTCTTCCGACATGTTTCACCAGGACCAGGAGATTCCACCATGCAATTTAGGCTTATTCATCACTGGGAAGCTCGCAAGAATGTCAAAGGAGGACCTGGCATccttcttgggattgagatgcTTATGATCGACAAAGAG GGTACTTTGGCTCAGGGGTTCATCGGTCAGAACCGGCGCAACCAATATGAGGAAAAGCTCGAGCGTGGGAGGATCTACACACTGACAAACTTCTATGCATCCAACAGCAAGGTGATGTACCATGTTGCTGATCAGAAGCTGGTAATTTGCATTTCACACGCCTCTGTCCTGAAGAAAGTTGAAGAAAACATTGAAGGCATTTTGACAGAGCGCTTCAGAATCCATTCCTTTTCAGATTTTGAAGCCAACTGCGATCTCAGAGGGGATCTTCACG ATGTTGTTGGCCACCTTAAGCTGGTTGATGGCAAACCTCTCCATGAGCGTCCAGTTTTGTGCACCAATGATGACTCTACTTCTCGGATAGTTACCGTTCATCTACAACTTAAAGA TGGTCCAGTAACGAACGTCTACCTATGGGACGAGGCTGCGGAAAATTTCCGCCTTAAGTTTGACGCGTCTGCAGCCACTCCAACGGTTCTATTGGTCACAACGGTGAATCCTAAAAGACTCGCTA GAAAATTGTGCTTAAGTTCAATGTCCTCATCCAGAGTTTTTTTGGACGAAGAGGTTGACCCCACCAAGGAGTACTTGACATG GTTGACCACAAACCCATCTGCAACTTCTGCTGTCAACCCTGTTGAGGTGGTTAAAGCTGAGACGCTCACAATAAGTGAGATTGCTGCCTTCATCAAGAGTCAGCCTGCTAAG ATTGCCTACTTTGACTGCATTGCCACAATTGACGATGTCAAGCTTGGCAGTGAGTGGTATTACATTGCTTGCAAGGATTGTCAGACAAAGCTAAACCGTGGGCCTACAACACTGATTTGTCCAAAATGCGACAATGAAAATGCTTCTGCAATAGCCAA ATTCCGCGTGGAATTGTCCGTCTATGATAATGAGGAGCAGTGTACTTTCATCATTCTTGGCGATGCTGGAAAAGAGCTAACAGGTCGCAAAGCAACAGAGTTAATCGATATGTATACTGAG GAAAATGGTGGCGATGGTACTGAACATGAGGTCCCTCTACCACAATGTCTCATTGATACCATAGGACAGACACACAAGTTTAGGATTAAGGTCTCCCTCTTCAATTTCACATCAAAGAGGATTTCCTTGACTGTTACGAAGATAGCCTCCCCTGCAGTGCTACCTCCTAAAAACCGATCAGCTCACGTGCCTGCTCTGCCTCTTGCTGGAAGCCAAGACAACCCAGCATCCAGTGCCGTCGATAGCTCAGTGGTGACTGAAAGCAGTGGTGGAGGGTCTTCCTATGCAAACAGTGATCCCAACTATTCAATTGGTGAGCAGAAGAAAGCAAAGCGCAGTAAGCGTAATGGTTAG
- the LOC106381435 gene encoding gamma-glutamyl hydrolase 1 yields MWKLCFCLPFLLLDIGVAKAPASIYLPSQTGADGSSNPVCSSPDPNLNHRPVIGILSHPGDGASGRLSNDTTSTYIAASYVKFAEAGGARVIPLIYNEPEDVLFKKLELVNGVIFTGGWAKKYEYFDMVTKIFKKTLERNDAGEHFPIYGICLGFELMSIIVSQDRGILQRFDAEDNASSLQFVENVNIEGTLFQRFPPELLRKLSTDCLVMQKHRWGITPEKFKANHALSSFFEIVTTCIDENSKTYVSTVKAKKYPITGFQWHPEKNAFEWGSSQIPHSADAIQVTQYAASYLVSEARKSLNRPSSEKVLKNLIYNYKPTYCGYAGKGYDEVYLFTQPRSRL; encoded by the exons ATGTGGAAGCTCTGCTTCTGTCTACCCTTCCTACTCCTGGACATCGGTGTAGCCAAGGCTCCTGCTTCCATATACCTCCCTAGTCAAACCGGCGCTGACGGTTCTTCGAATCCAGTTTGCTCCTCCCCTGATCCGAACCTGAACCACAGACCGGTCATAGGGATACTGAGCCACCCTGGAGATGGAGCGTCGGGTAGGCTGAGCAATGATACTACCTCGACTTACATCGCAGCTTCTTACGTGAAGTTCGCGGAAGCAGGTGGAGCACGTGTCATCCCTCTCATCTATAACGAGCCTGAAGATGTTCTCTTCAAG AAGCTAGAGCTAGTCAATGGTGTGATATTCACTGGTGGTTGGGCTAAAAAATATGAGTATTTCGACATGGTTACAAAAATCTTCAAA AAAACGTTGGAGAGAAATGATGCTGGAGAGCATTTTCCAATATATGGCATATGTCTCGGTTTCGAGCTTATGTCTATCATCGTTAGTCAG GACAGAGGCATTCTTCAAAGATTTGATGCAGAAGATAATGCGTCAAGTCTCCAGTTCGTTGAAAATGTTAATATTGAAGGAACCTTATTCCAAAG ATTTCCTCCAGAGTTGTTGAGAAAACTCAGTACAGACTGTTTGGTTATGCAGAAACACAGG TGGGGTATCACACCAGAAAAATTTAAAGCCAATCATGCTCTGTCTAGTTTCTTTGAAATTGTGACAACCTGCATTGATGAAAACAGCAAG ACTTATGTTTCAACCGTTAAAGCAAAGAAGTACCCAATAACTGGCTTCCAGTGGCATCCTGAG AAAAATGCATTTGAATGGGGTTCATCTCAAATTCCACACTCAGCTGACGCTATCCAGGTGACACAGTACGCTGCTAGTTATCTAGTCAG TGAAGCTAGGAAGTCTCTTAACAGACCATCTTCTGAAAAAGTGCTGAAGAACCTTATATACAACTACAAGCCTACGTACTGCGGATACGCAGG GAAGGGTTATGACGAAGTATACCTTTTTACACAACCAAGATCCCGTTTATAA
- the LOC106379509 gene encoding N-acylphosphatidylethanolamine synthase isoform X1: MGRITEWAARSDHLGGIPRKAVITAVGAFARAVANLCNKTTVHNADTLKTLVRSRPPGVPLITVSNHMSTLDDPVMWGGFKGLLSLDPELARWVLAAEDICFKNPVFSYIFRTGKCIPITRGGGIYQEHMSEALDRLKDGSWLHTFPEGKVFQDDVPIRRLKWGTASLIARCPVTPIVLPIIHRGFDEMMPEKYLYGRRPPLPLWNRNLRVVVGEPIEFDVPMMVETAVSASRHVMVPPLQEARWPVLSVAGKELDETAQKCLYTALSEKIQSSLETLRLLAKRL, encoded by the exons ATGGGGAGGATAACAGAATGGGCAGCAAGATCTGATCACTTGGGAGGAATCCCAAGGAAAGCTGTGATAACAGCCGTTGGTGCCTTTGCGAGAGCAGTAGCGAATCTTTGCAACAAAACCACAGTTCACAATGCAGATACTCTTAAGACTCTTGTCCGTTCACGACCACCTGGTGTCCCTCTCATCACTGTTAGTAATCACATGTCCAC TTTAGATGATCCAGTAATGTGGGGAGGGTTCAAGGGTCTTCTTTCCCTTGATCCAGAGCTGGCTCGATGGGTTCTTGCGGCTGAGGACATATGTTTCAAGAACCCTGTTTTCTCCTACATCTTCCGCACTG GCAAGTGTATACCTATAACTAGAGGTGGTGGAATCTACCAAGAACACATGAGTGAAGCTCTAGACCGATTAAAAGATGGATCATGG TTGCATACCTTCCCAGAGGGAAAGGTGTTTCAAGATGATGTGCCTATAAGACGTCTTAAATGGGGAACTGCAAGCCTCATCGCTCGTTGCCCTGTTACACCAATCGTCTTGCCAATTATCCACCGTGGTTTTGACGAG ATGATGCCGGAGAAGTATTTGTATGGTAGAAGACCACCCTTACCGCTGTGGAACAGGAACCTTCGAGTTGTAGTTGGTGAACCAATCGAGTTTGATGTTCCCATGATGGTTGAGACCGCTGTCTCGGCCTCCCGTCATGTAATGGTTCCTCCTCTTCAGGAAGCTAGATGGCCTGTGCTATCTGTAGCTGGCAAAGAGCTAGATGAAACTGCTCAGAAATGTCTCTACACAGCTCTTTCTGAGAAGATTCAGTCCTCACTGGAAACACTGAGACTGTTAGCTAAGCGGTTGTGA
- the LOC106379509 gene encoding N-acylphosphatidylethanolamine synthase isoform X3, giving the protein MQILLRLLSVHDHLVSLSSLLDDPVMWGGFKGLLSLDPELARWVLAAEDICFKNPVFSYIFRTGKCIPITRGGGIYQEHMSEALDRLKDGSWLHTFPEGKVFQDDVPIRRLKWGTASLIARCPVTPIVLPIIHRGFDEMMPEKYLYGRRPPLPLWNRNLRVVVGEPIEFDVPMMVETAVSASRHVMVPPLQEARWPVLSVAGKELDETAQKCLYTALSEKIQSSLETLRLLAKRL; this is encoded by the exons ATGCAGATACTCTTAAGACTCTTGTCCGTTCACGACCACCTGGTGTCCCTCTCATCACT TTTAGATGATCCAGTAATGTGGGGAGGGTTCAAGGGTCTTCTTTCCCTTGATCCAGAGCTGGCTCGATGGGTTCTTGCGGCTGAGGACATATGTTTCAAGAACCCTGTTTTCTCCTACATCTTCCGCACTG GCAAGTGTATACCTATAACTAGAGGTGGTGGAATCTACCAAGAACACATGAGTGAAGCTCTAGACCGATTAAAAGATGGATCATGG TTGCATACCTTCCCAGAGGGAAAGGTGTTTCAAGATGATGTGCCTATAAGACGTCTTAAATGGGGAACTGCAAGCCTCATCGCTCGTTGCCCTGTTACACCAATCGTCTTGCCAATTATCCACCGTGGTTTTGACGAG ATGATGCCGGAGAAGTATTTGTATGGTAGAAGACCACCCTTACCGCTGTGGAACAGGAACCTTCGAGTTGTAGTTGGTGAACCAATCGAGTTTGATGTTCCCATGATGGTTGAGACCGCTGTCTCGGCCTCCCGTCATGTAATGGTTCCTCCTCTTCAGGAAGCTAGATGGCCTGTGCTATCTGTAGCTGGCAAAGAGCTAGATGAAACTGCTCAGAAATGTCTCTACACAGCTCTTTCTGAGAAGATTCAGTCCTCACTGGAAACACTGAGACTGTTAGCTAAGCGGTTGTGA
- the LOC106379509 gene encoding N-acylphosphatidylethanolamine synthase isoform X2 — translation MQILLRLLSVHDHLVSLSSLLVITCPHDPVMWGGFKGLLSLDPELARWVLAAEDICFKNPVFSYIFRTGKCIPITRGGGIYQEHMSEALDRLKDGSWLHTFPEGKVFQDDVPIRRLKWGTASLIARCPVTPIVLPIIHRGFDEMMPEKYLYGRRPPLPLWNRNLRVVVGEPIEFDVPMMVETAVSASRHVMVPPLQEARWPVLSVAGKELDETAQKCLYTALSEKIQSSLETLRLLAKRL, via the exons ATGCAGATACTCTTAAGACTCTTGTCCGTTCACGACCACCTGGTGTCCCTCTCATCACTGTTAGTAATCACATGTCCAC ATGATCCAGTAATGTGGGGAGGGTTCAAGGGTCTTCTTTCCCTTGATCCAGAGCTGGCTCGATGGGTTCTTGCGGCTGAGGACATATGTTTCAAGAACCCTGTTTTCTCCTACATCTTCCGCACTG GCAAGTGTATACCTATAACTAGAGGTGGTGGAATCTACCAAGAACACATGAGTGAAGCTCTAGACCGATTAAAAGATGGATCATGG TTGCATACCTTCCCAGAGGGAAAGGTGTTTCAAGATGATGTGCCTATAAGACGTCTTAAATGGGGAACTGCAAGCCTCATCGCTCGTTGCCCTGTTACACCAATCGTCTTGCCAATTATCCACCGTGGTTTTGACGAG ATGATGCCGGAGAAGTATTTGTATGGTAGAAGACCACCCTTACCGCTGTGGAACAGGAACCTTCGAGTTGTAGTTGGTGAACCAATCGAGTTTGATGTTCCCATGATGGTTGAGACCGCTGTCTCGGCCTCCCGTCATGTAATGGTTCCTCCTCTTCAGGAAGCTAGATGGCCTGTGCTATCTGTAGCTGGCAAAGAGCTAGATGAAACTGCTCAGAAATGTCTCTACACAGCTCTTTCTGAGAAGATTCAGTCCTCACTGGAAACACTGAGACTGTTAGCTAAGCGGTTGTGA
- the LOC106379509 gene encoding N-acylphosphatidylethanolamine synthase isoform X4, with the protein MWGGFKGLLSLDPELARWVLAAEDICFKNPVFSYIFRTGKCIPITRGGGIYQEHMSEALDRLKDGSWLHTFPEGKVFQDDVPIRRLKWGTASLIARCPVTPIVLPIIHRGFDEMMPEKYLYGRRPPLPLWNRNLRVVVGEPIEFDVPMMVETAVSASRHVMVPPLQEARWPVLSVAGKELDETAQKCLYTALSEKIQSSLETLRLLAKRL; encoded by the exons ATGTGGGGAGGGTTCAAGGGTCTTCTTTCCCTTGATCCAGAGCTGGCTCGATGGGTTCTTGCGGCTGAGGACATATGTTTCAAGAACCCTGTTTTCTCCTACATCTTCCGCACTG GCAAGTGTATACCTATAACTAGAGGTGGTGGAATCTACCAAGAACACATGAGTGAAGCTCTAGACCGATTAAAAGATGGATCATGG TTGCATACCTTCCCAGAGGGAAAGGTGTTTCAAGATGATGTGCCTATAAGACGTCTTAAATGGGGAACTGCAAGCCTCATCGCTCGTTGCCCTGTTACACCAATCGTCTTGCCAATTATCCACCGTGGTTTTGACGAG ATGATGCCGGAGAAGTATTTGTATGGTAGAAGACCACCCTTACCGCTGTGGAACAGGAACCTTCGAGTTGTAGTTGGTGAACCAATCGAGTTTGATGTTCCCATGATGGTTGAGACCGCTGTCTCGGCCTCCCGTCATGTAATGGTTCCTCCTCTTCAGGAAGCTAGATGGCCTGTGCTATCTGTAGCTGGCAAAGAGCTAGATGAAACTGCTCAGAAATGTCTCTACACAGCTCTTTCTGAGAAGATTCAGTCCTCACTGGAAACACTGAGACTGTTAGCTAAGCGGTTGTGA
- the LOC106381434 gene encoding BES1/BZR1 homolog protein 4: MTSGTRMPTWRERENNKRRERRRRAIAAKIFTGLRMYGNYELPKHCDNNEVLKALCNEAGWIVEPDGTTYRKGSSRPVERMEIGGSPCSSNFMSPASSSFANLTPGDGQSLIPWLKHLSTTSSSSASSSSRLPNYLYIPGGSISAPVTPPLSSPTSRGMNQQINNSFFVSSTPPSPTRQQTIPDCEWFSGIQLAQSVPASPTFSLVSQNPFGFKEAGGGGGGSRMWTPGQSGTCSPAIPQTADVPMSEAVVAPPEFAFGSSANGLVKAWEGERIHEVSGSDDLELTLGNSSTR, from the exons ATGACGTCAGGGACGAGAATGCCGACgtggagggagagagagaacaacaagaggagagagagaaggcgGAGAGCGATCGCGGCGAAGATCTTTACTGGGTTGAGAATGTACGGTAACTACGAGCTTCCCAAGCATTGTGACAACAACGAAGTGCTTAAAGCACTCTGTAACGAGGCTGGTTGGATCGTTGAACCAGATGGCACTACTTATCGCAAG GGAAGTAGTAGACCAGTAGAGCGTATGGAGATAGGTGGCAGTCCATGCTCCTCCAACTTCATGAgtccagcttcttcttctttcgcTAATCTCACACCTGGAGATGGCCAATCACTCATCCCATGGCTCAAACACCTCTCAACAACATCATCCtcctcagcttcttcttcatcaaggcTCCCTAATTACCTCTACATCCCTGGAGGCTCCATAAGCGCTCCTGTAACCCCACCTTTAAGCTCCCCAACATCTCGTGGAATGAACCAACAAATCAACAACTCTTTCTTCGTCTCCTCAACACCTCCCAGTCCCACTAGGCAGCAGACCATCCCTGACTGTGAATGGTTCTCAGGGATTCAACTCGCGCAAAGCGTTCCAGCTTCACCAACGTTTAGCCTTGTTTCACAAAACCCTTTTGGATTCAAAGaagcaggaggaggaggaggtgggtCAAGAATGTGGACACCAGGTCAAAGCGGGACATGTTCACCGGCTATTCCTCAGACAGCTGATGTTCCAATGTCTGAAGCTGTGGTGGCTCCTCCAGAGTTCGCGTTTGGGAGTAGCGCAAACGGGTTGGTGAAGGCATGGGAAGGAGAGAGGATACATGAGGTGAGTGGTTCTGATGATCTTGAGCTCACTCTTGGAAACTCAAGCACCAGGTAG
- the LOC106398023 gene encoding uncharacterized protein LOC106398023, with protein MNLYDDESLKQEVIYLHSLWHQGPPTRNPIPTPNINPVQRSRPNYIPPADFQLLSRYGANPIHPQPPLSNKRSRPGSDREWPVKELPRYPPTGWPEAKPCKKARPLSDSEKAKLAVSQIQRDTHRACREFFGKRATSGEESDADDGGGGDEEFQFLSRLFEENAKLKESYEKNTVHGEVWCLVCGGSGEKSVRKFKNCLALVQHSLAIHKTMKNQHRALAQVVCNVLGWDVNNPVASSQKDSQALGVEATVEGATELPPDLKKLQEKEHVMSADEQAKSVVLQMQQNASEALKGISVKDTTGSVENGDEQVSEELESISRLFSENVELKSYYEKNSEGGHFVCLVCCAATDKKMIKRFKHCHGLVLHSTKTPKIAIRAHKAFARFVCKLLGWEFDHLPRRLVKGGAPLVESSANQNTEKPSLMLEEHMNEDEVDVPQENNEPCVGK; from the exons ATGAACCTTTACGACGACGAGTCTCTGAAGCAGGAGGTAATCTACCTCCACTCCCTCTGGCACCAAGGCCCTCCCACCCGAAACCCGATCCCCACCCCTAATATCAACCCGGTTCAGAGATCCAGGCCCAATTACATCCCTCCGGCGGATTTTCAGCTTCTCTCTCGCTACGGAGCCAACCCTATTCATCCCCAACCTCCCCTCAGCAACAAGCGCTCCAGACCCGGGTCGGATCGGGAATGGCCCGTGAAGGAGCTGCCCCGTTATCCTCCCACGGGGTGGCCTGAAGCCAAGCCGTGCAAAAAGGCGCGACCTTTATCAGATTCGGAGAAAGCTAAGCTCGCCGTGAGCCAGATTCAGAGAGACACCCACCGCGCTTGCCGCGAGTTTTTCGGCAAGAGAGCAACATCTGGTGAAGAATCGGATGCTGATGATGGAGGAGGAGGGGACGAGGAGTTTCAGTTTCTGTCGAGGCTGTTCGAGGAGAACGCGAAGCTGAAGGAGAGTTACGAGAAGAACACTGTGCACGGAGAAGTGTGGTGTCTTGTCTGTGGTGGGAGCGGCGAGAAAAGTGTGAGGAAGTTTAAGAACTGTTTGGCTTTGGTTCAGCATTCGCTTGCTATTCACAAGACTATGAAGAATCAGCATAGGGCTCTGGCCCAGGTTGTGTGCAATGTTCTTGGATGGGATGTTAACAATCCAGTTGCTTCAAGCCAAAAAGACTCTCAG GCATTAGGGGTAGAGGCGACTGTGGAAGGTGCTACGGAGCTGCCTCCAGACCTAAAGAAGCTTCAGGAGAAAGAACATGTGATGTCTGCTGATGAACAAGCAAAGTCTGTTGTGTTACAAATGCAGCAGAATGCATCAGAAGCTTTGAAAGGCATATCTGTGAAGGATACTACTGGTTCAGTTGAGAATGGTGATGAACAAGTTTCTGAGGAGTTGGAGTCAATATCACGACTCTTCTCAGAGAACGTTGAGCTGAAAAGTTACTACGAGAAAAACTCTGAAGGTGGACACTTTGTCTGCCTAGTGTGTTGTGCTGCGACTGATAAGAAGATGATTAAGAGGTTCAAGCACTGTCATGGACTTGTTCTGCATTCTACTAAAACCCCGAAAATTGCAATAAGAGCTCACAAGGCTTTTGCTCGGTTCGTCTGTAAACTGCTTGGCTGGGAGTTTGATCATCTTCCACGTAGATTAGTGAAAGGTGGTGCTCCTCTTGTCGAATCTAGTGCCAACCAGAACACTGAGAAGCCCTCATTGATGCTCGAG GAACATATGAACGAAGACGAAGTCGATGTTCCACAGGAAAATAACGAGCCATGCGTTGGAAAGTAG
- the LOC106378189 gene encoding putative wall-associated receptor kinase-like 16, with translation MSWKKLITCCSRTTSNKSSRRESSSLKNGGLLVEKLIRVSDGDYSPFCVFTEQELKQATKDYDQDLVCLVDDNYKLFQGVLENRGAVLIKKTNEHEELVEYCIREIAVAAYVSSNMNLVKLLGCCLESKVPIIVFEYVSGNLSDYLHNKKGVIPWRQRIRIAAQVADAIAYLHLSKPRPLIHRHVKTENVLLDDNLNAKLFDFRLSLEVPEGETSVQALVEGTIGFLAPESVVTERFNEQTDVFAFGATLIEILTGREPHNVFIGAFDYMTNHDTTPVAESSLISVSSPKRIDLLMFLKANLIRDGKDNALEASAELAASCVEILPEKRPTIEEVAKKLKHIQNM, from the coding sequence ATGTCCTGGAAAAAACTCATCACTTGTTGTTCAAGAACAACATCTAACAAATCATCTCGCCGCGAGTCCTCATCTTTGAAGAACGGAGGGCTACTAGTAGAAAAACTGATCCGTGTTTCGGACGGAGACTACAGTCCGTTTTGTGTATTCACAGAACAAGAGCTGAAGCAAGCAACCAAAGACTACGACCAAGATCTCGTCTGTCTTGTCGACGACAACTATAAATTGTTTCAAGGAGTTCTTGAGAACAGAGGAGCCGTGCTAATCAAGAAAACGAATGAACACGAAGAGCTCGTGGAGTATTGCATAAGGGAAATCGCTGTTGCTGCATACGTCAGCTCGAACATGAATCTGGTGAAGCTTCTTGGTTGTTGCTTAGAGAGCAAGGTACCGATTATTGTCTTTGAATACGTTAGTGGGAACCTATCAGATTACTTGCATAACAAGAAAGGGGTTATCCCATGGAGACAGAGGATTCGCATCGCTGCTCAGGTTGCAGACGCGATTGCTTATCTCCACTTAAGTAAACCACGACCTCTGATTCACAGACACGTGAAAACTGAGAATGTTTTGCTCGACGATAACTTGAACGCCAAGTTATTCGATTTCAGACTGTCTCTGGAAGTTCCAGAAGGTGAGACTTCTGTACAAGCATTAGTTGAAGGAACAATAGGGTTTCTAGCTCCAGAATCAGTAGTCACAGAACGATTCAACGAGCAGACGGATGTTTTCGCCTTTGGTGCTACATTAATCGAGATTTTGACTGGAAGGGAGCCTCATAATGTGTTCATTGGAGCATTTGATTATATGACTAACCATGACACTACTCCAGTTGCAGAGTCGTCTCTCATATCTGTTTCTTCGCCGAAACGAATAGATCTTTTGATGTTCTTGAAGGCCAATCTGATAAGGGACGGGAAGGATAATGCTTTAGAGGCTAGTGCAGAGCTCGCTGCTAGCTGTGTGGAGATATTGCCAGAGAAGAGGCCAacgattgaagaagtagctaaGAAGCTGAAGCACATTCAGAACATGTAA